From one Streptomyces sp. ICC1 genomic stretch:
- a CDS encoding DUF6082 family protein — protein sequence MAMIPRRTQVFAIFAVAFLSALLVLVFKLIDNRAQAFSAASVLISGIALTGVVVSLTFQALQTKAARDERDRSTHRQMIYLTMGDRALAECLEPPNTPMPFERYRQIMFANLIMGRWYAAHQLGDVDDSTLKYTLERHFRGEIGRAHWEYGSHDWLRGAIGGQQRKAAAFAAIVEGCYQAAVNAGPAVPTADYFTDEGTDLAPQNS from the coding sequence ATGGCAATGATTCCTCGTAGGACTCAGGTCTTTGCGATCTTTGCGGTAGCCTTTCTTTCAGCACTTCTGGTCCTGGTGTTCAAACTCATCGACAACCGCGCACAGGCCTTCAGTGCAGCGTCGGTGCTGATTTCCGGAATTGCACTGACTGGCGTTGTAGTCTCGCTCACGTTTCAAGCGCTGCAGACAAAGGCTGCCAGAGATGAACGGGACAGGTCCACCCATAGACAGATGATCTATCTAACGATGGGAGATCGCGCCCTGGCAGAGTGCCTGGAACCGCCAAACACTCCCATGCCATTCGAGCGGTACCGGCAAATCATGTTTGCCAATCTGATCATGGGTAGATGGTACGCTGCGCATCAACTGGGGGACGTGGATGATTCCACACTCAAGTACACCCTTGAGCGGCATTTTCGCGGCGAAATAGGAAGAGCACATTGGGAATATGGCAGCCACGACTGGCTTCGCGGCGCCATAGGAGGGCAACAGCGAAAAGCTGCGGCGTTCGCCGCCATAGTCGAGGGATGCTACCAAGCCGCTGTCAATGCAGGACCTGCAGTGCCGACAGCTGACTACTTCACCGACGAGGGCACCGACTTGGCCCCTCAGAACTCATAG
- a CDS encoding IS110 family transposase produces the protein MDTGDIDVFLGLDVGKGEHHATAVTPTGKKAFDKRLPNTEPKLRELFSKLKAKHGTVLVVVDQPASIGALPLAVARDMDCPVAYLPGLTMRRIADLYPGEAKTDAKDAFIIADAARAMPHTLRAIDGEDETIAELEMIVGFDDDLAGEATRVANRLHGLLTQIHPSLERVLGPRLQHPAVLALLERFGSPAQIRKAGRRRLVTLLRPKAPRMAERLVEEIFTALDEQTVTVPGTEAAALIVPSLAGSLTAVLDQRNLLAGRIEELLEAHPLSRVLRSMPGVGVRTGARILIEVGDGSTFPTAGHLAAYAGLAPATRNSGSSIRGEQPSRRGNKQLKRAFFLSAFAALGDPASRTYYDKKINQGKHHTQALLCLARRRADVLFAMLRDGTFYEPQPSASVT, from the coding sequence ATCGACACCGGCGACATCGACGTCTTCCTCGGCCTGGACGTCGGCAAGGGCGAACACCACGCCACCGCCGTCACACCGACCGGCAAGAAGGCCTTCGACAAACGCCTGCCCAACACCGAACCGAAGCTCCGCGAACTCTTCTCCAAGCTGAAGGCCAAGCACGGAACAGTGCTGGTCGTGGTCGACCAGCCAGCCTCGATCGGGGCCCTGCCGCTGGCCGTTGCGAGGGACATGGACTGCCCCGTGGCCTACCTTCCGGGCCTGACGATGCGGCGGATCGCCGACCTCTACCCCGGTGAGGCCAAGACGGATGCGAAGGACGCGTTCATCATCGCGGACGCTGCCCGCGCGATGCCTCACACCCTGCGGGCGATCGACGGCGAGGACGAGACGATCGCCGAGCTGGAGATGATCGTCGGGTTCGACGACGACCTGGCCGGCGAAGCAACCCGGGTCGCGAACCGGCTGCACGGCCTGCTGACCCAGATCCATCCGTCGCTCGAGCGGGTGCTGGGGCCTCGGCTGCAACATCCGGCCGTCCTGGCCCTGCTGGAGCGGTTCGGGTCGCCGGCCCAGATCCGCAAGGCCGGACGGCGGCGGCTGGTGACGTTGTTACGGCCGAAGGCGCCGAGGATGGCCGAGCGACTGGTCGAGGAGATCTTCACCGCTCTGGACGAGCAGACCGTGACCGTTCCGGGGACCGAGGCGGCCGCGCTGATCGTCCCGAGCCTGGCCGGGTCCCTGACCGCTGTCCTTGACCAGCGGAACCTGTTGGCCGGGCGGATCGAGGAGCTCCTGGAGGCTCACCCTCTTTCGAGGGTCCTGAGGTCGATGCCGGGAGTCGGCGTCAGGACCGGAGCCAGAATCCTGATCGAGGTCGGCGACGGCAGCACCTTCCCGACCGCCGGCCACCTCGCCGCCTACGCCGGACTCGCACCCGCGACCCGCAATTCAGGATCCTCGATCCGCGGCGAACAACCCTCCCGCAGAGGAAACAAGCAGCTCAAACGGGCCTTCTTCCTCTCCGCCTTCGCCGCCCTGGGCGACCCGGCATCGCGGACTTACTACGACAAGAAGATCAACCAGGGCAAGCACCACACCCAGGCCCTGCTCTGCCTCGCCCGACGACGAGCCGACGTCCTCTTCGCCATGCTCCGCGACGGAACCTTCTATGAACCGCAGCCGTCTGCCTCAGTCACCTGA
- a CDS encoding aldehyde dehydrogenase family protein — protein MKAHDGMYIGGEWRAALGSDRIEVLNPADERLLASVPSGTAEDVDAAVRAARAAFPAWAATPPAERAALIGALRDVLIARKGELAETITAELGSPLGFSEMVHVGAPVAVASSFAELGASYAFEERIGNSTVLLEPVGVVGAITPWNYPLHQIVAKVAPALAAGCTIVLKPAEDTPLTAQLFAEAVHEAGIPAGVFNLVTGTGLVAGQALAAHEGVDLVSFTGSTAVGKQIGATAGAAVKRVALELGGKSANVILPGADLAKAVAAGVGHVMNNAGQSCNALTRMLVHRDQYEEAVSLAAAAAAKYASGDPLDPGTRLGPVVSAKQRDRVRGFITKGVEEGARLVAGGPEAPHAQGYFIAPTVFADVTPEMTIAQEEIFGPVLSILPYADQDEALTIANGTDYGLGGAVWAADEETAVAFARLMDTGQVDINGGRFNPLAPFGGYKKSGVGRELGPHGLAEYLQTKSLQF, from the coding sequence ATGAAGGCCCACGACGGGATGTACATCGGCGGCGAGTGGCGGGCCGCCCTCGGCAGCGACCGGATAGAGGTGCTCAACCCGGCCGACGAGCGGCTCCTCGCCTCGGTCCCGTCCGGTACGGCGGAAGACGTGGACGCGGCCGTACGCGCGGCCCGCGCGGCCTTCCCGGCCTGGGCGGCCACGCCCCCGGCCGAGCGCGCCGCCCTCATCGGGGCGCTGCGCGACGTGCTGATCGCCCGCAAGGGCGAGCTGGCCGAGACGATCACCGCCGAGTTGGGATCGCCGCTGGGCTTCTCGGAGATGGTCCACGTCGGGGCGCCGGTCGCGGTGGCCTCCTCGTTCGCCGAGCTCGGGGCCTCGTACGCCTTCGAAGAGCGGATCGGGAACTCGACCGTGCTGCTCGAGCCGGTCGGCGTGGTCGGGGCGATCACGCCCTGGAACTACCCGCTGCACCAGATCGTTGCCAAGGTGGCGCCCGCCCTCGCCGCAGGTTGCACCATCGTCCTCAAGCCGGCCGAGGACACCCCGCTGACCGCACAGCTCTTCGCCGAAGCCGTGCACGAGGCGGGGATCCCGGCCGGAGTCTTCAACCTGGTGACCGGCACCGGCCTGGTCGCCGGCCAGGCGCTGGCCGCCCACGAAGGGGTCGACCTCGTCTCCTTCACCGGGTCCACCGCCGTCGGCAAGCAGATCGGCGCCACGGCCGGCGCCGCCGTCAAGCGGGTCGCCCTCGAACTGGGCGGCAAATCGGCCAATGTCATCCTGCCCGGAGCCGACCTGGCCAAGGCCGTCGCGGCAGGCGTGGGTCACGTCATGAACAACGCCGGCCAGAGCTGCAACGCGCTCACCCGCATGCTCGTCCACCGGGACCAGTACGAGGAGGCGGTCTCCCTCGCCGCCGCGGCCGCCGCCAAGTACGCCTCCGGCGACCCGCTCGACCCGGGCACCCGCCTCGGCCCGGTCGTCAGCGCCAAGCAGCGCGACCGCGTGCGCGGCTTCATCACCAAGGGCGTGGAGGAGGGCGCGCGCCTCGTCGCGGGCGGGCCCGAGGCGCCGCACGCGCAGGGGTACTTCATCGCCCCGACCGTCTTCGCCGACGTCACGCCCGAGATGACCATCGCCCAGGAGGAGATCTTCGGCCCGGTGCTCTCGATCCTTCCGTACGCGGACCAGGACGAGGCCCTGACCATCGCGAACGGCACCGACTACGGGCTGGGCGGGGCCGTCTGGGCGGCGGACGAGGAGACGGCCGTGGCCTTCGCCCGCCTGATGGACACCGGCCAGGTGGACATCAACGGCGGCCGCTTCAACCCGCTCGCACCCTTCGGCGGGTACAAGAAGTCGGGTGTGGGCCGCGAGCTGGGCCCGCACGGCCTCGCCGAGTACCTCCAGACCAAGTCCCTGCAGTTCTAG
- a CDS encoding citrate:proton symporter, giving the protein MLTFLGFAMIATFLVLIMLKKMSPIAALVLIPALFCVFAGQGAQLGGYVIDGVGKLAPTAAMLMFAIVYFGVMIDVGLFDPVVRGILRFCKADPMRVVVGTAVLAAIVSLDGDGSTTFMITVSAMYPLYKRLGMSLVVMTGVAATANGVMNTLPWGGPTARAATALKLDASDIFVPMIPALAAGLLFVFVLAYVLGLKERRRIGLLTLPGDADPAEEVLVSATGGTPAGGSARTPSVPSAPSSGASESSGTAAGGAPEEDGLQGLDPHRATLRPRLYWFNAGLTVTLLTAMIMELLPIPVLFLLGAALALTVNFPHMPDQKARIAAHADNVLNVAGMVFAAAVFTGVLTGTGMVKHMADWLVGAIPEGMGPHMALVTGLLSLPLTYFMSNDGFYFGVLPVLAEAGAAHGVSPLEIARASLVGQALHMSSPLVPAVYVLVGMAKVEFGDHTRFTVKWAALTSLVVLAAGMLFGII; this is encoded by the coding sequence ATGCTGACCTTCCTCGGCTTCGCCATGATCGCGACCTTCCTGGTCCTGATCATGCTGAAGAAAATGTCGCCCATCGCGGCGCTCGTCCTCATCCCCGCGCTCTTCTGCGTGTTCGCCGGACAGGGCGCGCAGCTCGGCGGCTACGTCATCGACGGGGTCGGCAAGCTCGCGCCGACCGCCGCCATGCTGATGTTCGCCATCGTCTACTTCGGCGTGATGATCGACGTCGGCCTCTTCGACCCGGTCGTGCGCGGGATCCTGCGCTTCTGCAAGGCCGACCCGATGCGCGTCGTGGTCGGCACCGCGGTCCTCGCCGCCATCGTCTCGCTCGACGGTGACGGCTCGACCACCTTCATGATCACCGTCTCGGCCATGTACCCGCTGTACAAGCGGCTCGGCATGAGCCTGGTGGTGATGACGGGGGTCGCGGCCACCGCCAACGGCGTCATGAACACCCTGCCCTGGGGCGGCCCCACGGCCCGTGCCGCCACCGCCCTCAAGCTGGACGCCTCCGACATCTTCGTCCCGATGATCCCCGCGCTCGCGGCGGGCCTCCTCTTCGTCTTCGTCCTCGCCTACGTCCTCGGCCTCAAGGAGCGCCGCCGCATCGGGCTGCTGACGCTCCCCGGCGACGCGGACCCGGCCGAGGAGGTCCTGGTCTCCGCCACCGGCGGCACCCCGGCCGGCGGGAGCGCACGTACCCCGTCCGTCCCGTCTGCCCCGTCCTCCGGGGCCTCCGAGTCCTCCGGCACCGCCGCGGGCGGCGCCCCCGAGGAGGACGGCCTCCAGGGCCTCGACCCGCACCGCGCGACCCTGCGCCCCCGCCTCTACTGGTTCAACGCGGGCCTCACCGTCACCCTGCTGACCGCCATGATCATGGAGCTGCTCCCCATCCCGGTGCTGTTCCTCCTCGGCGCCGCCCTCGCCCTCACCGTCAACTTCCCCCACATGCCGGACCAGAAGGCCCGGATCGCCGCCCACGCCGACAACGTCCTGAACGTCGCCGGCATGGTCTTCGCCGCCGCCGTCTTCACCGGCGTCCTCACCGGCACCGGCATGGTCAAGCACATGGCCGACTGGCTCGTCGGGGCCATCCCCGAGGGCATGGGCCCGCACATGGCCCTCGTCACCGGCCTGCTGAGCCTGCCCCTCACCTACTTCATGTCCAACGACGGCTTCTACTTCGGCGTCCTGCCCGTCCTCGCCGAAGCGGGCGCCGCCCACGGGGTGTCCCCGCTCGAGATCGCCCGCGCCTCCCTGGTCGGCCAGGCCCTGCACATGTCGAGCCCGCTGGTTCCGGCCGTCTACGTCCTCGTCGGCATGGCGAAGGTCGAGTTCGGCGACCACACCCGATTCACCGTGAAATGGGCGGCTCTGACCTCGCTGGTGGTCCTGGCGGCAGGGATGCTTTTCGGCATCATCTGA
- a CDS encoding molybdopterin oxidoreductase family protein, whose amino-acid sequence MPRTALRVCPLCEATCGLTLTIEGTTVTGARGDRDDVFSRGFICPKGAAFGALDADPDRLRGPLVRRDGRLQEATWEEAFEAIAAAVPALVGEYGAQSVGVVLGNPNAHTMAGHLYPPLLLKALGTRNLFTASTLDQMPKHVSSGLLFGDPFAIAVPDLDRTDFLLLLGANPVESNGSLCTAPDFPGRLKALRARGGTLVVVDPRRTRTAKLADRHLAPRPGSDALLLAALAHTLLAEEKTGLGALAELTEGIGELAEALGSFTPEAVAPACDLTAEEIRALARDLAAAPTAAVYGRIGSSTTAYGTLASWLVDVLNVLTGNLDRPGGALFPLSATDRAPRPAGPGKGFRLGRWHSRVSGHPEAKAELPMAALAEEIETPGEGRIRAVVSIAANPVLSAPDGRRLDEALAGLDFMVSVDPYLNETSRHAHVVLPPPPSSQSAHFDFSFNTFAIHNQVRYSPRAVPLEEGRMDECEIHARLVLAVSGMHGADPAAVDDLAIQATLARESADPCSPLHGQDPARLAGLLCGARGPERRLDLMLRLGPYGDRFGAESALPAATRPDSTEDTRRSAAAAAPAADTAAATGHADTVARIAAGTASAAGTASGGGTEAGGGTEAGAALPDGAPGPGLSLEELLARPHGIDLGPLRPRLPGLLKTRSGRIELLPDPIAAELPRLRAALADRPAALVLVGRRHLRSNNSWLHNVPALVGGSNRCTLQVHPDDAARLGLTDGAPAKVSSDGGSLEVPVEVTDAVRTGVVSLPHGWGHDRAGTRLSVAAAAPGVNVNQLLDGTRLDPLSGTAVLNGFPVELTPIL is encoded by the coding sequence ATGCCCCGCACCGCCCTGCGCGTCTGTCCCCTCTGTGAAGCCACTTGCGGCCTCACCCTCACCATCGAAGGCACCACGGTCACCGGCGCCCGAGGCGACCGCGACGACGTGTTCAGCCGCGGCTTCATCTGCCCCAAGGGCGCCGCCTTCGGAGCACTCGACGCCGATCCCGACCGCCTCCGCGGCCCCCTCGTGCGGCGCGACGGACGGCTTCAGGAAGCCACCTGGGAGGAGGCGTTCGAGGCCATCGCCGCCGCCGTCCCCGCCCTCGTGGGGGAGTACGGGGCCCAGTCGGTCGGCGTCGTCCTCGGCAACCCCAACGCCCACACCATGGCCGGCCACCTCTATCCGCCGCTGCTCCTCAAGGCGCTGGGCACCCGCAACCTCTTCACCGCCAGCACCCTCGACCAGATGCCCAAACACGTCTCCAGCGGGCTGCTCTTCGGCGATCCCTTCGCCATTGCCGTCCCCGACCTCGACCGCACCGACTTCCTGCTGCTCCTCGGGGCCAATCCGGTCGAGTCCAACGGCTCCCTGTGCACCGCCCCCGACTTCCCCGGCCGGCTCAAGGCGCTGCGAGCCCGGGGCGGGACCCTCGTCGTCGTCGACCCGCGCCGAACCCGCACCGCCAAACTCGCCGACCGGCACCTCGCGCCGCGCCCCGGGAGCGACGCGCTGCTGCTCGCCGCCCTGGCCCACACCCTGCTCGCCGAGGAGAAGACGGGCCTCGGGGCGCTCGCGGAACTCACCGAGGGGATCGGGGAACTCGCCGAAGCGCTCGGTAGTTTCACTCCTGAGGCCGTTGCCCCCGCCTGCGACCTCACGGCCGAAGAGATCCGCGCCCTCGCCCGCGACCTCGCGGCCGCGCCGACCGCCGCCGTCTACGGGCGGATCGGCAGCAGCACGACGGCGTACGGCACGCTCGCCAGCTGGCTGGTCGACGTGCTGAACGTCCTGACCGGCAATCTCGACCGTCCGGGCGGAGCCCTGTTCCCGCTGTCCGCGACCGACCGCGCACCCCGGCCGGCCGGCCCCGGCAAGGGCTTCCGCCTCGGCCGCTGGCACAGCCGGGTCAGCGGCCACCCCGAGGCCAAGGCCGAGCTCCCCATGGCCGCTCTGGCGGAGGAGATCGAGACCCCGGGGGAGGGGCGGATCCGTGCCGTCGTCTCCATCGCGGCGAACCCCGTGCTGTCCGCCCCCGACGGCCGGCGGCTCGACGAGGCCCTGGCCGGGCTCGACTTCATGGTCAGCGTCGACCCGTACCTGAACGAGACCTCACGCCACGCGCACGTCGTCCTGCCCCCGCCGCCGTCCTCGCAGAGCGCCCACTTCGACTTCTCCTTCAACACCTTCGCCATCCACAACCAGGTCCGCTACTCGCCGCGGGCCGTCCCGCTCGAAGAGGGCCGCATGGACGAGTGCGAGATCCACGCGCGCCTCGTCCTGGCCGTCTCCGGCATGCACGGAGCCGACCCGGCGGCCGTGGACGACCTGGCGATCCAGGCCACCCTCGCCCGGGAGAGCGCCGACCCGTGCTCCCCGCTGCACGGGCAGGACCCGGCACGCCTCGCCGGGCTGCTCTGCGGGGCCCGCGGCCCCGAGCGCCGCCTCGACCTGATGCTGCGCCTCGGCCCGTACGGGGACCGGTTCGGCGCGGAATCCGCCCTGCCCGCGGCCACCCGGCCGGACAGCACCGAGGACACCCGCCGGAGCGCAGCTGCCGCCGCCCCCGCGGCCGACACCGCCGCCGCCACTGGCCACGCCGACACCGTTGCCCGCATCGCCGCCGGTACCGCTTCCGCCGCCGGCACCGCTTCCGGCGGCGGTACGGAGGCCGGCGGCGGTACGGAGGCCGGCGCGGCCCTGCCCGACGGCGCGCCGGGACCCGGCCTCAGCCTGGAGGAGCTGCTCGCGCGCCCGCACGGCATCGACCTGGGCCCGCTGCGGCCCCGGCTCCCGGGTCTGCTGAAGACGCGCAGCGGCAGGATCGAGCTGCTGCCGGACCCGATCGCGGCCGAGCTTCCCCGGCTGCGCGCGGCGCTCGCCGACCGCCCCGCCGCCCTGGTGCTCGTGGGCCGCCGCCACCTGAGGTCCAACAACAGCTGGTTGCACAACGTCCCGGCCCTGGTGGGAGGTTCCAACCGCTGCACCCTCCAGGTCCACCCCGACGACGCCGCCCGGCTCGGGCTCACCGACGGGGCGCCGGCCAAGGTCAGCTCGGACGGCGGCAGTCTGGAGGTCCCCGTCGAAGTCACCGACGCCGTCCGGACTGGGGTCGTCAGCCTCCCGCACGGCTGGGGTCACGACCGCGCCGGCACCCGCCTCTCGGTGGCCGCGGCCGCGCCCGGAGTCAACGTCAACCAGCTCCTCGACGGCACCCGCCTCGACCCGCTCTCCGGCACGGCCGTGCTCAACGGTTTCCCCGTGGAACTGACACCCATCCTCTGA
- a CDS encoding TetR/AcrR family transcriptional regulator, whose product MDPVSPAHPLRRTPIQQRSADRLARILDACAELLDETGYENLSTRAVALRAGVPIGSVYRFFGNKRAMAIALAHRNLDTYADAIEERLADLRATEWRPVVDVVLDEYLVMKRSVPGFALVDFGVPAPPSEGPASDPNHLVAVRLTALLAGHLALTPDPVLERAVLVAVEATDALTKLAFRNDPAGDPGIVAETRAMMHAYLARVLD is encoded by the coding sequence ATGGACCCCGTGTCCCCAGCCCACCCCCTGCGCCGCACGCCGATCCAGCAGCGCAGCGCCGACCGGCTCGCCCGGATCCTCGACGCCTGTGCCGAACTCCTGGACGAGACCGGGTACGAGAACCTCAGCACCCGGGCCGTCGCCCTGCGGGCCGGCGTGCCCATCGGCTCGGTCTACCGGTTCTTCGGCAACAAGCGGGCCATGGCCATCGCCCTCGCCCACCGCAACCTCGACACCTACGCCGACGCCATCGAAGAGCGGCTCGCCGACCTCCGGGCCACCGAGTGGCGGCCGGTCGTGGACGTGGTGCTGGACGAGTACCTCGTCATGAAGCGCAGCGTTCCCGGCTTCGCCCTCGTCGACTTCGGGGTGCCCGCGCCGCCTTCCGAGGGGCCGGCCTCCGACCCCAACCACCTCGTCGCCGTCCGCCTCACCGCGCTCCTCGCCGGCCACCTCGCCCTCACCCCGGACCCCGTCCTGGAACGGGCCGTCCTGGTCGCGGTCGAGGCCACCGACGCGCTGACCAAGCTCGCCTTCCGCAACGACCCGGCCGGCGACCCCGGCATCGTCGCCGAGACCCGCGCGATGATGCACGCCTACCTCGCCCGCGTCCTGGACTGA
- a CDS encoding IS481 family transposase: MVHRNAPLTETGRLRLARCVVEDGWPLRRAAERFQVSPTTAQRWAARYRKLGEAGMPDHSSRPHHSPKRTPTRTERRIIKVRLLRRWGPARIAHLLRLVPSTVHRVLVRYRMARLTHLDRATGRVIRRYERERPGELVHVDIKKLGNIPDGGGHKTRGRQDGRKKRGAGYSYIHTAVDDHSRLAYSEILADEKKETATAFWARAQTYFTSCGITVERVLTDNGSCYKSYAWRDLLAAAGIAHKRTRPYRPQTNGKVERLNRTLLDEWAYARPYRSETERRAAFPQWLHTYNHHRGHTALAGKPPASRIPNLTGQYI; this comes from the coding sequence GTGGTCCACCGTAATGCACCCCTGACCGAGACCGGACGGCTGCGTCTGGCCCGCTGCGTGGTCGAGGACGGCTGGCCGCTTCGCCGGGCCGCCGAGCGTTTCCAGGTCTCACCGACCACCGCTCAGCGGTGGGCCGCCCGCTACCGCAAGCTCGGCGAGGCCGGAATGCCCGACCACTCCTCCCGCCCGCATCACAGCCCGAAGCGGACCCCCACCCGCACCGAACGGCGGATCATCAAGGTCCGCCTCCTGCGGCGCTGGGGCCCCGCCCGCATCGCCCACCTGCTGCGACTGGTGCCCTCGACCGTGCACCGGGTCCTGGTCCGCTACCGCATGGCCCGTCTCACTCACCTGGACCGGGCCACCGGACGTGTCATCCGCCGCTACGAACGCGAGCGCCCGGGCGAACTCGTGCACGTCGACATCAAGAAGCTGGGCAACATCCCCGACGGCGGCGGCCACAAGACCCGCGGACGACAGGACGGCCGCAAGAAACGTGGTGCCGGCTACAGCTACATCCACACCGCCGTCGATGACCACTCCCGCCTGGCCTACAGCGAGATCCTGGCCGACGAGAAGAAGGAAACCGCCACCGCTTTCTGGGCCCGTGCCCAGACCTACTTCACCTCGTGCGGCATCACCGTCGAGCGCGTCCTGACCGACAACGGTTCCTGCTACAAGTCGTACGCCTGGCGCGACCTGCTGGCGGCGGCCGGGATCGCCCACAAACGAACCCGGCCCTACCGGCCCCAGACCAACGGCAAGGTCGAACGCCTCAACCGCACCCTGCTGGACGAGTGGGCCTACGCCCGCCCCTACCGGTCAGAGACTGAACGCCGGGCAGCGTTCCCGCAGTGGCTGCACACCTACAATCACCACCGCGGACACACCGCGCTCGCAGGCAAACCACCCGCCAGCCGCATCCCCAACCTCACAGGGCAATACATCTAG
- the istA gene encoding IS21 family transposase — MVDITEIYVHWYAGRSKSELAASLGVDRKTIRKYLEPAEASGITPGGPPMREADWAKLIKSWFPELGDRRLRQITWPDIDQHRDYIKNLLGTVTVSTIHQRLRDEHKLDVSISSFRRWVHATLPDETARSQVTVLRDDVEPGSEAQIDYGHLGQWTNPKTGKRHRIWAFVMVLPCSRHMFVRPVLYLHQHAWTEAHVAAFRYFGGVPRRLVPDNLRTGVDKPDLYDPKINKAYAELATHYGALVDPARAARPKDKPRVERPMPYIRDSFWRGREFTSIEHMQAEAVTWSQKVAGRRQCRPLQGAAPMAVFEAVEAETLLPLPPTPFVLARWSTAVVGPDIHVKVGRTLYSVPWKLIGRRVDVRSTATMVQVFLDGDLVKTHVALEQGKRTDRTDYPPEKIAFQMRTPIWCRTQASEVGDACRTVVDQLLEVNALYRLRAAQGILGLKKKYGDARLEAACARAITVGDPSYRTIKGILIAGTETDPEPESSGDAGAAAFLHGPKRLFASVAPSETADELHDDQVHGEAEGSI, encoded by the coding sequence GTGGTCGACATCACCGAGATCTATGTCCACTGGTACGCGGGCCGCTCGAAGAGCGAGCTGGCCGCGTCGCTGGGGGTGGACCGCAAGACGATCAGGAAGTACCTGGAGCCGGCGGAGGCGTCCGGGATCACGCCGGGCGGACCGCCGATGAGGGAAGCCGACTGGGCCAAGCTGATCAAGAGCTGGTTCCCCGAACTCGGCGACCGGCGGCTGCGGCAGATCACCTGGCCCGACATCGACCAGCACCGCGACTACATCAAGAACCTGCTGGGGACGGTGACCGTCTCCACGATCCACCAGCGGCTCCGGGACGAGCACAAGCTGGACGTGTCGATCTCCTCGTTCCGCCGGTGGGTGCACGCCACGCTGCCCGATGAGACGGCAAGGTCCCAGGTCACGGTCTTGCGGGATGACGTCGAGCCGGGATCGGAGGCTCAGATCGACTACGGTCACCTGGGCCAGTGGACCAATCCGAAGACCGGTAAGCGCCACCGGATCTGGGCCTTCGTGATGGTGCTGCCGTGCTCGCGGCACATGTTCGTCCGCCCGGTCCTCTACCTGCACCAGCACGCTTGGACCGAGGCCCACGTCGCCGCATTCCGCTACTTCGGGGGCGTCCCGCGCCGACTGGTGCCGGACAACCTGCGGACGGGGGTCGACAAGCCTGATCTCTACGATCCGAAGATCAACAAGGCATATGCTGAGCTCGCCACCCACTACGGGGCCTTGGTCGATCCTGCCCGTGCTGCCCGGCCCAAGGACAAGCCGCGGGTCGAGCGGCCGATGCCCTACATCCGGGACTCGTTCTGGCGGGGGCGGGAGTTCACCTCGATCGAGCACATGCAGGCCGAGGCTGTGACCTGGAGCCAGAAGGTGGCTGGCCGACGGCAGTGCCGGCCGTTGCAGGGAGCCGCACCGATGGCGGTGTTCGAGGCCGTCGAAGCCGAGACCCTGCTGCCGCTGCCGCCCACGCCGTTCGTGCTGGCCCGCTGGTCGACGGCGGTGGTCGGGCCGGACATCCACGTCAAGGTCGGCCGCACCCTCTACTCGGTGCCCTGGAAACTGATCGGCCGCAGGGTCGACGTCCGCTCGACCGCCACGATGGTGCAGGTCTTCCTCGACGGCGACCTGGTCAAGACCCACGTGGCACTTGAGCAGGGCAAACGCACCGACAGGACCGACTACCCGCCGGAGAAGATCGCCTTCCAGATGCGCACGCCGATCTGGTGCCGGACCCAGGCATCCGAGGTCGGGGACGCCTGCCGGACCGTCGTCGACCAGCTGCTGGAGGTCAACGCTCTCTACCGGCTCCGCGCCGCCCAGGGAATCCTCGGCCTGAAGAAGAAGTACGGCGACGCGAGGCTGGAGGCCGCCTGCGCGAGGGCCATCACGGTCGGAGATCCGTCCTACCGCACCATCAAGGGCATCCTGATCGCCGGCACCGAGACCGATCCGGAGCCCGAATCCAGCGGGGACGCGGGAGCCGCGGCCTTCCTCCACGGGCCCAAGCGGCTCTTCGCCTCCGTCGCCCCGTCCGAGACGGCGGACGAGCTCCACGACGACCAGGTCCACGGCGAAGCTGAGGGAAGCATCTGA
- a CDS encoding ATP-binding protein, translating into MSVMDSALRESLKSLRLSGMLETLDARLAQAHGGELGHLDFLQVLCQDEITRRETVTFQRRLTRAKFEQQVTLEEFDFTASSKLPAAQIRDLGALRWLHSGESVILFGPVGVGKTHVAQALGHLAVRQSAHVRFAKTSRILADLAGGHADRTWDKRIRELVRPDVLILDDFAMRQLGASSPSRCWTG; encoded by the coding sequence ATGAGCGTGATGGACTCTGCCCTGCGTGAGTCGCTGAAGTCGCTGCGGCTCTCAGGAATGCTGGAAACCCTCGATGCCCGCCTGGCCCAGGCTCACGGCGGCGAACTCGGGCACCTCGATTTCCTCCAGGTCCTCTGCCAGGACGAGATCACCCGCCGCGAGACCGTCACCTTCCAACGGCGCCTGACCCGGGCGAAGTTCGAGCAGCAGGTCACCCTGGAGGAGTTCGACTTCACCGCTTCCTCAAAGCTGCCGGCCGCCCAGATCCGCGACCTCGGGGCCCTTCGCTGGCTCCACTCCGGCGAGTCGGTCATCCTCTTCGGCCCGGTCGGAGTCGGCAAGACACACGTCGCCCAGGCCCTCGGCCACCTCGCCGTCCGCCAGAGCGCCCACGTCCGGTTCGCCAAGACCAGCCGGATCCTCGCGGACCTCGCCGGCGGCCACGCGGACCGCACCTGGGACAAGCGGATCCGTGAACTGGTACGGCCCGACGTGCTCATCCTCGACGACTTCGCCATGCGCCAGCTCGGAGCGTCGTCGCCGAGTCGCTGCTGGACCGGCTGA